In the Chroicocephalus ridibundus chromosome 15, bChrRid1.1, whole genome shotgun sequence genome, one interval contains:
- the ENTR1 gene encoding endosome-associated-trafficking regulator 1: MAAGGLPAAGSAEPNPFSFHEFVRSKARSGEEAGDARQAARPGPSLGPLLFPDPAPLGEEEEEEEEEEEWSGSYRPLAVEQAHLAPLGPASPSTDSFFCEGTGLAGSEDPSVASLRAPPGPGFYSLRQPSYEELKEENASLRSKINKLQIFSETQADKMRKLERKLEENKIKEEKEAQDLEAMVQHVEQNLQLMTKRAVKAENNATKLKQENALLQVQLKNYKTENEALRSGQSASLAAVKQNADLALQNLLTIITNSRSSIKQLVSGAESLQLIADLLRSIDRIAEVPEDGQ, encoded by the exons atggcggcgggggggctgccggcggcgggatCGGCTGAGCCCAACCCTTTCTCCTTCCACGAGTTCGTCCGCAGCAAGGCCCGGAGCGGCGAGGAGGCGGGCGACGCTCGACAG gcggcgcggcccggcccaaGCCTCGGCCCTCTCTTGTTCCCAGATCCGGCGCcgcttggagaggaggaggaggaggaggaggaggaggaggaatggagCGGGAGCTACCGGCCCTTGGCCGTGGAGCAGGCCCACCTCGCCCCTCTGGGCCCTGCCTCGCCCTCCACCGACTCCTTCTTCTGCGAGGGCACGGGGCTGGCGGGCAGCGAGGACCCGAGCGTGGCCTCCCTCAGAGCCCCCCCGGGACCGGGCTTCTACTCCCTGCGGCAGCCCAGTTACGAGGAG ctaaaAGAAGAGAATGCCAGTTTGAGAAGCAAGATCAATAAGCTTCAGATTTTCTCTGAAACTCAAGCAGACAA GATGAGGAAGCTTGAAAGAAAgcttgaggaaaataaaattaaagaagaaaaagaagcgcAGGATTTGGAAGCAATGGTGCAGCATGTGGAACAAAATCTCCAGCTGATGACT AAACGGGCtgttaaagcagaaaacaatgcCACAAAACTGAAACAGGAGAATGCACTACTTCAG GTTCAGCTGAAAAATTACAAGACGGAGAATGAAGCCCTGAGGTCGGGGCAGTCGGCGAGCCTGGCCGCAGTGAAGCAGAACGCAGACCTCGCCTTGCAGAACCTCCTCACCATCATAACGAACTCCCGGTCGTCCATAAA GCAGCTGGTGTCTGGAGCTGAATCCCTGCAGCTGATCGCCGACCTCCTGAGGTCCATAGACCGGATCGCTGAGGTGCCAGAGGACGGACAGTGA